One Streptosporangium sp. NBC_01495 DNA window includes the following coding sequences:
- a CDS encoding glycosyltransferase, translating into MELTVVMPCLNEAETVETCVRKALACMREHGIDGEVLIADNGSTDGSQQLAREAGARVVHVDAKGYGNALMGGIRAARGRYVIMGDADDSYDFTALLPFVEQLRDGADLVMGNRFKGGIAPGAMPPLHRYLGNPVLSFIGRLFFPSAIGDFHCGLRGFRRDSILKLGLQTGGMEFASEMVVRSTLSGLDVREVPTTLSPDGRSRPPHLRSWRDGWRHLRFLMLYSPRWLFFIPGLVLMTLGLVAGAALTFGPVYIGKLAFDVDTLVGASAMVVIGFQASLFALFTKVYAAEEGFLPEDRRVRKLVDIVSLERGLIVGGLLALGGLGGLVASLVHWQTRSFGPLIPSESLRIVVPSATALIVSFQTIFAALFISILGIRRTKETPIDVAASAAEEAAEAVSRAAAGEPVATPADGAAPVSSQLP; encoded by the coding sequence GTGGAACTGACCGTGGTCATGCCTTGCTTGAACGAGGCGGAGACCGTGGAGACCTGCGTACGCAAGGCGCTCGCCTGCATGCGGGAGCACGGGATCGACGGGGAAGTCCTGATCGCCGACAACGGCAGCACGGACGGCTCACAGCAGCTCGCGCGCGAGGCCGGAGCCCGGGTCGTGCACGTCGACGCCAAGGGATACGGCAACGCGCTGATGGGGGGGATCCGCGCGGCGCGCGGCCGTTACGTCATCATGGGCGACGCGGACGACTCCTACGACTTCACCGCCCTGCTGCCGTTCGTCGAGCAGCTCCGTGACGGTGCCGACCTGGTGATGGGCAACCGGTTCAAGGGCGGCATCGCGCCGGGCGCCATGCCCCCGCTCCACCGCTACCTGGGCAACCCGGTGCTCTCCTTCATCGGCCGCCTGTTCTTCCCCAGCGCGATCGGCGACTTCCACTGCGGGCTGCGCGGCTTCCGGCGCGACTCCATCCTCAAGCTCGGCCTGCAGACCGGCGGCATGGAGTTCGCCAGCGAGATGGTGGTCCGCTCGACGCTGTCCGGGCTGGACGTGCGCGAGGTGCCCACCACGCTGTCGCCCGACGGCCGCTCCCGCCCGCCGCACCTGCGCTCCTGGCGTGACGGCTGGCGCCACCTGCGCTTCCTGATGCTCTACAGCCCGCGCTGGCTGTTCTTCATCCCCGGCCTGGTCCTGATGACCCTCGGCCTGGTCGCGGGCGCCGCCCTGACCTTCGGCCCGGTCTACATCGGCAAGCTCGCCTTCGACGTCGACACCCTGGTCGGCGCCTCGGCCATGGTGGTGATCGGCTTCCAGGCGTCCCTGTTCGCCCTGTTCACCAAGGTGTACGCGGCCGAGGAGGGCTTCCTTCCCGAGGACAGGAGGGTGCGCAAGCTCGTCGACATCGTGAGCCTGGAGAGGGGCCTGATCGTCGGCGGCCTGCTGGCCCTGGGCGGTCTGGGCGGCCTGGTCGCCTCGCTGGTCCACTGGCAGACGCGCAGCTTCGGCCCGCTGATCCCCTCGGAGTCGCTGCGCATCGTCGTGCCCTCGGCCACCGCGCTGATCGTGAGCTTCCAGACGATCTTCGCGGCGCTGTTCATCAGCATTCTCGGCATCCGCCGTACCAAGGAGACGCCCATCGACGTGGCCGCCTCCGCCGCCGAGGAGGCCGCCGAGGCCGTCAGCCGCGCCGCCGCGGGCGAGCCGGTGGCCACCCCCGCCGACGGTGCCGCGCCGGTGTCGTCGCAGCTGCCCTGA